Proteins encoded by one window of Manduca sexta isolate Smith_Timp_Sample1 chromosome 12, JHU_Msex_v1.0, whole genome shotgun sequence:
- the LOC115451216 gene encoding cytochrome P450 9e2: MLLIIWAVVLVAAAALYFRRTYTLFTRHGVKQNSPVPLLGDMAKVLFRQEHFAEQVMRMYNAYPGERFVGRYEFIKPTLVVRDIELLKKITVKDFEHFLDHNTLIDEHSDPLFGRNLFSLKGQEWKDMRSTLSPAFTSSKMKLMVPFMVEVGEQMIQALKKKIKDSGDGYVDIDCKDLTTRYANDVIASCAFGLKVDSITEENNQFYAMGKTAATFNFKQILVFFAFSTFPKLMQILKVTIFSDETKHFFSHLVTSTMKDREARHIIRPDMINILMEAKKGKISHEEKPTKDIDAGFATVEESAVGMKEVNREWSDDDLIAQAILFFIAGFETVSSAMSFLLHEIAVNPDVQERLYQEIMENEANNGGKFDYNSIQQMKYMDMVVSEALRLWPPAIALDRVCIKDYNMGKPNDKAEKDFILRKGQSVGIPVWGLHRDPQYFPNPDKFDPERFSDENKHNIKPFTYLPFGLGPRNCIGSRFALCEVKVMTYQLLQYMEIAPCEKTCIPAVLDKSTFNIRILGGHWIRLKAR, from the exons ATGTTGCTGATAATATGGGCGGTGGTGCTGGTGGCAGCAGCGGCGTTGTACTTCAGACGCACATACACGCTATTCACCAGGCATGGAGTCAAGCAGAACTCCCCCGTGCCGCTGCTGGGGGACATGGCCAAGGTCCTCTTCAGACAAGAGCATTTCGCTGAACAAGTCATGAGGATGTATAACGCGTACCCTGGTGAAAG GTTTGTCGGGCGATACGAGTTTATCAAGCCAACGCTGGTTGTGCGTGACATCGAGCTGCTGAAGAAGATCACTGTGAAGGACTTCGAGCACTTCCTGGACCACAACACGTTGATAGACGAGCATTCGGATCCTCTGTTTGGCAGAAACCTCTTTTCTTTGAAAG GTCAAGAATGGAAGGATATGCGCTCCACTTTGAGCCCTGCATTCACCAGTTCCAAGATGAAACTCATGGTACCGTTCATGGTTGAAGTGGGCGAGCAGATGATACAAGCTTTGAAGAAAAAGATCAAAGATTCCGGTg ATGGCTACGTAGACATTGACTGTAAAGACCTGACGACGCGCTACGCCAATGACGTGATCGCTTCCTGTGCCTTCGGACTGAAGGTGGACTCCATAACAGAGGAGAATAATCAATTCTACGCGATGGGCAAAACAGCTGCCACGTTCAACTTCAAGCAGATACTCGTGTTCTTTGCATTTTCAACGTTTCCTAAGTTAATGCAG ATCCTGAAGGTAACGATCTTTAGTGATGAAACTAAACACTTCTTTAGCCACCTGGTGACAAGTACAATGAAGGACAGAGAGGCCAGGCACATCATCAGGCCTGATATGATCAACATCCTCATGGAGGCAAAGAAAG GAAAAATATCTCACGAAGAAAAGCCTACCAAAGATATTGACGCTGGATTTGCTACTGTTGAAGAATCTGCTGTGGGCATGAAAGAAGTTAATAGAG AATGGTCTGACGATGACCTCATCGCGCAAGCTATTCTATTCTTCATCGCTGGTTTCGAGACCGTGTCATCAGCGATGTCGTTCCTCCTCCACGAGATCGCAGTGAACCCTGACGTCCAAGAGCGGCTGTACCAAGAGATCATGGAAAACGAGGCTAATAACGGAGGGAAGTTCGACTACAACTCCATACAGCAAATGAAGTATATGGATATGGTAGTTTCAG AGGCTCTAAGGCTCTGGCCGCCAGCAATTGCCTTAGACAGGGTCTGTATCAAGGATTACAACATGGGCAAGCCCAACGACAAAGCTGAAAAGGATTTCATT CTTCGCAAGGGTCAGAGTGTAGGTATTCCTGTATGGGGACTCCACAGAGACCCCCAATACTTCCCGAACCCAGACAAGTTTGACCCCGAGCGATTCTCCGACGAGAACAAACACAACATCAAACCGTTTACATACTTACCCTTTGGTTTGGGACCCAGGAATTGTATTG GATCAAGATTCGCTCTCTGTGAAGTGAAGGTGATGACGTACCAGCTCCTACAGTACATGGAAATAGCCCCGTGCGAGAAGACCTGCATACCAGCCGTGTTGGACAAGTCCACGTTCAACATTAGAATCCTTGGCGGACACTGGATTCGACTGAAGGCCAGGTAG